From Elusimicrobiota bacterium:
CTGCATCATCGAGCTCTACGTGGAAGTTACCGCCTTTACCACCACACGATACCCGCACTTCTACCGTGTATGTTCCCGCGGTCTTTACATCTATTGTATATTTCAACCATTCACCTGGCAAAACCCAGCCGACATCATAACCGCCTTCACTGCAATTTTCTATATCTACTCCTTCATCAAGACGATATTGTTCCCCATAATTCCTTGCTTCTTTGTCGTGATATCCAACTCCTTCTCCCCCCTTATCAAAATCTTCTGCTTCAATCTTTATATCTGCTACTGAACCTTTCTTTTTAGCAGCAGTTTTTTCTTCTTTATTTTTTTTCGTGATAACTTTCTTTTTCGCCTCAACCTGTCCAACACATGTTAAACATATACCTAACACTAATCCTGCAATTAACCAGTTTCTCATCTTAAACTACCTCCTCGTTGTAGAGTTATAGCGTTTATAGAGTTTTAGAGTTTAAACCCTATAACCCCATAACACTATAACTCTATGACGCTTCTCTTATTTCACTAATCCTATTTTCCCGGTCTTCTTGTTACCAGCACTGTCTTCTATCTGATATACATATACTCCTCTGCCTACTTTGTCGCCATCGGCATTCTTACCATCCCACTCTATCCAGCCAAGATTGCCAAAATCTATCTCTTTCAATTCTCTAACTAATCCTCCGGATACGTTATACAACTTCATCACGCTGTTTACAGGCAGGTTCATTACCTTTAACTTTCCCAAAACCGCTG
This genomic window contains:
- a CDS encoding carbohydrate-binding protein codes for the protein MRNWLIAGLVLGICLTCVGQVEAKKKVITKKNKEEKTAAKKKGSVADIKIEAEDFDKGGEGVGYHDKEARNYGEQYRLDEGVDIENCSEGGYDVGWVLPGEWLKYTIDVKTAGTYTVEVRVSCGGKGGNFHVELDDADKTGPMTVPDTGDFQKWQTVTKTGINLSEGKHTMKLAMDTAGAEWVGNFNYINLKFESEQGSPATEKPIVTEP